The proteins below come from a single Natrinema sp. SYSU A 869 genomic window:
- a CDS encoding DUF192 domain-containing protein: MRLVHESAIDDSSADGTDRDVLAMTVELADSIVSQARGLMFRRSVPDDYALAFRFDSTKTRDLHMLFVFFPIDAVWVVDGIVQRVERLRPWRGFARETADLIVELPAGTAADVEPGDRLIFEGE; the protein is encoded by the coding sequence GTGCGACTCGTCCACGAATCGGCCATCGACGACTCGTCCGCCGACGGGACCGACCGCGACGTCCTAGCGATGACGGTCGAGCTCGCTGACTCGATCGTCAGCCAAGCGCGAGGGCTCATGTTTCGTCGGAGCGTTCCGGACGACTACGCGCTGGCATTTCGGTTTGACTCGACCAAGACCCGTGATCTCCACATGCTGTTCGTCTTCTTCCCCATCGACGCCGTCTGGGTCGTCGACGGCATCGTCCAACGCGTCGAGCGGCTCCGACCGTGGCGGGGCTTCGCTCGCGAGACGGCCGACCTGATCGTCGAACTCCCAGCCGGCACCGCAGCCGATGTCGAGCCAGGTGACCGGTTGATTTTCGAGGGCGAGTAA
- a CDS encoding PHP-associated domain-containing protein — MTFRIDCHVKVLDETVVERAKRAGLDAIVYAPHFTRLPEIRDRAAAYSDEDLLVIPGREVFTGTWRDRKHILTIGLDEPVPDFIPLEAAMAEFDRQDATVLVPHPEFANVSLTEADLRTYAETIDAIEIFNPRHFPWNNRRARELADTLSIPPFTSSYAHVRRSVGVAHTAFDAAIETEADVVTALADGTARRVTYDNGLEHWATTTMELGHLVYENTWKKVDRLFLSGTEPTHPHHIAYDGRFDDVAVY; from the coding sequence GTGACGTTCAGAATCGACTGTCACGTGAAGGTGCTGGACGAGACGGTCGTCGAACGAGCCAAACGGGCCGGCCTCGACGCGATCGTCTACGCACCCCACTTCACCCGCCTCCCGGAGATCCGCGATCGAGCGGCGGCTTACTCCGACGAGGACCTGCTGGTGATCCCCGGGCGTGAGGTGTTTACCGGCACGTGGCGAGACCGCAAGCACATCCTCACGATCGGCCTCGACGAGCCCGTGCCCGATTTCATCCCGCTCGAGGCAGCGATGGCCGAGTTCGACCGACAGGACGCGACGGTGCTCGTTCCCCATCCCGAATTCGCGAATGTGAGTCTCACCGAGGCGGATCTGCGGACGTATGCCGAGACGATCGACGCAATCGAAATATTCAACCCGCGTCACTTTCCGTGGAACAACCGCCGCGCGCGCGAACTCGCAGACACGCTCTCAATACCGCCGTTTACCTCGTCGTATGCCCATGTTCGGCGGTCTGTTGGCGTCGCCCACACCGCGTTCGATGCGGCCATCGAGACCGAGGCGGACGTCGTGACCGCGCTCGCGGATGGGACCGCCCGCCGGGTCACCTACGATAACGGCCTCGAGCACTGGGCGACAACGACGATGGAACTCGGCCACCTCGTCTATGAGAACACCTGGAAAAAGGTCGATCGCCTCTTTCTCTCGGGGACGGAGCCGACCCATCCCCACCACATCGCCTATGACGGTCGGTTCGACGACGTTGCCGTTTACTAA
- a CDS encoding rhomboid family intramembrane serine protease, whose amino-acid sequence MAKCDVCGKDENMPYNCRHCGGTYCANHRLPENHDCSGLQNWNDPQGVFDSGFDDNVNSGGSTSRVSSLTDKLPVDTGPGGPLAYFRGNATYTFLALMWLTFIAQFLVRAVFGIEMAQTLFVLRPYYPEYVWTWVTSIFAHGGLYHIAGNSIVLFFFGPLVERYVGSRKFAILFLVSGALAGLGQITIQTLQTTAVTPFTPGVVGASGAALAIMGVLTILNPGLKVYLYFILPVPIWVLTGGYAFISITFLSGALGGGSGIAHMAHLVGLVIGLAYGKYIKQNRNVSAPNQLEFGGGGPGGPGGPGGPGGPGRGRF is encoded by the coding sequence ATGGCCAAGTGCGACGTGTGTGGGAAGGACGAAAACATGCCGTACAACTGTCGGCACTGCGGCGGCACCTATTGTGCCAACCATCGGCTCCCCGAGAACCACGACTGCTCGGGGCTGCAAAACTGGAACGATCCACAGGGCGTCTTCGACAGCGGGTTCGACGACAACGTCAATTCGGGCGGGAGCACGTCTCGGGTCTCGAGTCTCACGGACAAGCTCCCGGTCGATACCGGTCCGGGCGGACCGCTGGCGTACTTCCGCGGGAATGCCACCTACACGTTCCTCGCGTTGATGTGGCTCACGTTTATCGCCCAGTTTCTCGTCAGAGCGGTCTTCGGTATCGAAATGGCACAGACCCTCTTCGTTCTTCGACCCTACTACCCGGAGTACGTCTGGACGTGGGTAACGTCGATCTTCGCACACGGCGGACTCTACCACATCGCCGGCAACAGCATCGTGCTGTTCTTCTTCGGCCCGCTCGTCGAGCGATACGTCGGGTCCCGGAAGTTTGCGATCCTCTTCCTGGTGAGCGGTGCCCTCGCGGGGCTCGGTCAGATCACCATCCAGACGCTCCAGACGACCGCGGTAACGCCGTTCACCCCGGGTGTCGTCGGAGCGAGCGGTGCTGCACTCGCGATCATGGGCGTCCTGACGATCTTGAATCCTGGTCTCAAGGTGTACCTCTACTTCATTTTGCCCGTCCCGATCTGGGTCCTCACGGGCGGATACGCCTTCATCAGCATCACGTTCCTCTCAGGCGCTCTCGGCGGTGGTAGCGGAATCGCACACATGGCCCACCTTGTCGGTCTGGTGATCGGCCTTGCCTACGGGAAGTACATCAAGCAAAACCGGAACGTCAGCGCGCCGAACCAACTCGAGTTCGGCGGTGGCGGTCCCGGTGGCCCGGGCGGTCCGGGCGGCCCCGGCGGTCCCGGACGCGGCCGATTCTGA
- a CDS encoding alpha/beta hydrolase, translated as MPTTEHVNSTAENSDTSNTVSRRRLLGSAAATVVASASLSVASRSVAADTDEIAELDFRDGVPDVADAPQAEAEVVFKIHGYTSSSASVERAATFRETASAVGYDEPVTAVTWDDSSLPTSAIQSARDTGDLFATWLADYTDANPSTTIRILGHSMGGIVQMETLAAIDGDFTVATVDSIGSFEASDAPCEDGAFFDAIQASADAVHNYYSTNDGVARLGSGPADCGSWFSDGTTPDNYDDIDVSDSVSDHSAYREETGCVSAIVNNY; from the coding sequence ATGCCAACAACCGAACACGTGAATTCGACCGCAGAGAACAGCGATACGTCGAATACTGTCTCGAGACGGCGGCTCCTTGGGTCCGCGGCGGCGACAGTCGTCGCGAGCGCCAGCCTGAGTGTCGCGTCGAGGTCGGTCGCGGCCGACACTGACGAGATCGCGGAGCTCGACTTTCGAGACGGCGTCCCTGACGTCGCCGACGCGCCCCAAGCCGAAGCCGAGGTCGTGTTCAAGATCCACGGCTACACGAGTTCGTCGGCGAGCGTCGAGCGGGCCGCGACGTTCCGGGAGACGGCGAGTGCAGTCGGCTACGACGAGCCCGTCACGGCAGTCACCTGGGATGACAGCAGTCTGCCAACATCGGCGATCCAGAGTGCCAGAGACACGGGAGACCTGTTCGCCACCTGGCTGGCGGACTACACCGACGCGAACCCGTCGACGACGATCCGTATTCTCGGTCACTCGATGGGTGGTATCGTCCAGATGGAAACGCTCGCGGCTATCGACGGGGATTTTACGGTTGCGACGGTAGACAGTATCGGTTCGTTCGAGGCGTCCGACGCGCCCTGCGAAGACGGTGCCTTCTTCGATGCTATCCAGGCGTCGGCCGACGCAGTCCACAACTACTACTCGACGAACGACGGCGTCGCCAGGCTGGGGAGTGGCCCGGCTGACTGCGGCAGCTGGTTCAGTGATGGCACTACGCCGGACAACTACGACGATATCGATGTGAGCGATTCGGTCTCTGATCACTCCGCCTACAGGGAGGAGACCGGCTGCGTGTCAGCGATCGTCAACAACTACTGA
- a CDS encoding SDR family oxidoreductase yields MATAEDVEGTADDEPDGTVVEDDRGRDRETGTSADDRYTRKKSVLITGCSSGIGRATARAFLADDWQVFATARNVDDIAALGEAGCKALELDVTDPEQVARVVEEVVDVAGSIDCVVNNAGYAQMGPLEDVATVDLHRQFDANVYGPHRLTRAALPHMRAQGEGRIVNVSSVTGRISFPGSGAYSGSKHALEAMSDSLRAEVDEFDIDVVVIEPGPVETDFTDRVDEELPEDERTPAYKSLYELYDEAQLIGGGSGGPFASEAEDVADAILESATSPDPPARYPVGPLAQYGLYARFLPDRLRDAVYGLLRKLV; encoded by the coding sequence ATGGCCACCGCTGAGGACGTTGAAGGGACAGCCGATGACGAGCCGGACGGCACCGTCGTCGAGGACGACCGCGGCCGGGATCGCGAGACCGGGACGAGCGCCGACGATCGCTATACGCGCAAAAAGTCGGTGCTCATCACCGGCTGCTCGTCCGGCATCGGTCGCGCGACCGCCCGCGCCTTCCTCGCGGATGACTGGCAGGTCTTCGCGACGGCGCGCAACGTCGACGACATCGCGGCCCTCGGGGAGGCCGGCTGCAAGGCCCTCGAGTTAGACGTCACCGACCCCGAGCAGGTCGCACGGGTCGTCGAGGAGGTCGTTGACGTCGCCGGATCGATCGACTGTGTCGTCAACAACGCCGGCTACGCCCAGATGGGGCCCCTTGAGGACGTCGCGACGGTCGACCTCCACCGGCAGTTCGACGCCAACGTCTACGGTCCCCACCGACTTACCCGCGCCGCCTTGCCCCACATGCGCGCACAGGGCGAAGGCCGGATCGTCAACGTCTCGAGCGTCACTGGACGCATCTCGTTCCCCGGCTCGGGCGCATACTCGGGCTCGAAACACGCCCTCGAGGCAATGAGCGACTCGCTGCGCGCCGAAGTCGACGAGTTCGATATCGATGTCGTCGTGATCGAACCCGGCCCGGTCGAGACGGACTTCACCGACCGCGTCGACGAGGAACTCCCCGAAGACGAGCGAACACCGGCCTACAAATCGCTGTATGAACTCTACGATGAGGCCCAACTGATTGGCGGCGGGAGCGGCGGTCCTTTCGCCTCCGAAGCCGAAGACGTCGCCGACGCGATCCTCGAGTCAGCGACCAGTCCCGACCCGCCAGCGCGGTACCCGGTCGGCCCGCTCGCCCAGTACGGGCTGTACGCCCGCTTCCTGCCGGATCGACTGCGCGATGCGGTCTACGGACTCCTGCGGAAACTAGTCTGA
- a CDS encoding Mut7-C RNAse domain-containing protein, with the protein MRILLDVMCGGLVSYLRMCNYDTAYAGDRGLEADDDLLAVARGEDRTVVTRDVDLASRADESILLESRDVEEQLAALDVAGLDLTLADDPGFCGRCNGLLEPVEPTASTPEYAPNPSTLEIWACRDCGQYFWRGSHWDRVAKTLSEIRESAGERPDET; encoded by the coding sequence ATGCGCATCCTCCTCGACGTCATGTGCGGCGGTCTCGTCTCATATCTCCGGATGTGTAACTACGACACCGCCTACGCGGGCGATCGCGGACTCGAGGCCGACGACGACCTCCTCGCCGTCGCTCGAGGCGAAGATCGGACGGTCGTCACTCGAGACGTTGACCTCGCGAGTCGCGCCGATGAGTCAATCCTGCTCGAGTCTCGCGACGTCGAGGAGCAACTCGCGGCACTCGACGTAGCAGGACTCGATCTCACCCTCGCGGACGACCCCGGCTTTTGTGGGCGGTGTAACGGCCTGCTCGAGCCCGTCGAGCCGACGGCGTCGACGCCGGAGTACGCACCCAATCCGTCGACACTCGAGATATGGGCCTGTCGTGACTGCGGCCAGTACTTCTGGCGCGGGAGTCACTGGGATCGGGTCGCAAAGACGCTCTCAGAGATCCGGGAATCGGCCGGAGAACGGCCCGACGAGACGTAA
- the polX gene encoding DNA polymerase/3'-5' exonuclease PolX — translation MATNAEIAARFEEFADLLEADDVEYKPRAYRRAAENIRSHPSPIADQVAAGNHEAVENIDGVGDAISSKIIEYVETGEIDELEELHAELPIDIADITRIEGVGPKTAGKLYRELGVQTLDDLEDAAEAGEVQDVKGFGPKTEQNILENLEFARTIGQRQLLGEARPLADDVLDFLESIDDVERCEVAGSIRRWRETIGDVDVLAATEAGEDVIERFVAWESAGDEIESGPEKASIRVGEIRVDLRVVVPEEFGSALQYFTGSKDHNVSLRNYAIDRGMKLNEYGAFDVSDVDDAEAGQRVGEWVAGETEEGMYDALGLPWIPPELRENRGEIEAAENGDLPDLLTRDDIRGDLHSHTEWSDGNTSIEAMVEAAEVRGYDFFGIADHAEGPGIVGGMGLSDTEILEQVEEIHAVGDDAEIEVFAGIEANVDAEGEIDLSEDVIEALDVIVASTHSALDQDAETATERLVHAIENPAIDVLGHPSGRLLNERSGLDFDATALGEAAAEHDTALEVNSNPRRLDLWGSAVQAALEEGAPIAINTDSHQPSTLEYMRWGVHTARRGWAEPDDVINTWELDDLREFLH, via the coding sequence ATGGCGACCAACGCCGAAATCGCCGCCCGATTCGAGGAGTTCGCGGACCTGCTCGAGGCCGACGACGTCGAGTACAAGCCCCGCGCGTATCGGCGGGCGGCCGAGAACATCCGCTCGCATCCGTCGCCGATCGCCGATCAGGTCGCGGCCGGCAACCACGAGGCCGTCGAGAACATCGACGGCGTCGGCGACGCCATCTCCTCGAAGATCATCGAATACGTCGAGACCGGCGAGATCGACGAACTCGAGGAACTCCACGCCGAACTGCCGATCGATATCGCCGACATCACTCGGATCGAAGGCGTCGGTCCCAAGACCGCGGGGAAGCTCTATCGCGAACTCGGAGTCCAGACACTAGACGACCTTGAGGACGCCGCCGAGGCCGGTGAGGTACAGGACGTGAAAGGATTCGGTCCGAAAACCGAGCAGAACATCCTCGAGAACCTCGAGTTCGCCCGCACGATCGGGCAGCGCCAGTTGCTCGGCGAGGCGCGACCGCTGGCCGACGACGTGCTTGACTTTCTCGAGTCGATCGACGACGTCGAGCGCTGCGAGGTCGCGGGCTCGATCCGGCGCTGGCGCGAGACGATCGGCGACGTGGACGTCCTCGCGGCGACCGAGGCCGGCGAGGACGTCATCGAGCGATTCGTTGCGTGGGAGTCAGCCGGCGACGAGATCGAGTCCGGTCCCGAGAAGGCCAGCATCCGCGTTGGCGAGATTCGCGTCGATCTCCGGGTGGTCGTCCCCGAAGAGTTCGGCTCGGCGCTCCAGTACTTCACCGGGAGCAAGGACCACAACGTCAGCCTACGCAACTACGCGATCGATCGCGGCATGAAGTTGAACGAGTACGGTGCCTTCGACGTCTCGGATGTCGACGACGCCGAGGCAGGACAGCGCGTCGGCGAGTGGGTCGCAGGCGAGACCGAGGAGGGGATGTACGACGCGCTCGGGCTACCGTGGATTCCGCCGGAGCTTCGCGAGAACCGCGGCGAGATCGAAGCCGCCGAGAACGGCGACCTCCCGGACCTGCTCACGCGCGACGATATCCGCGGCGACCTGCACAGCCACACCGAGTGGTCCGACGGCAACACCTCCATCGAGGCGATGGTCGAGGCCGCCGAGGTGCGGGGCTACGACTTCTTCGGAATCGCCGACCACGCCGAGGGCCCCGGCATCGTCGGCGGCATGGGTCTCTCCGATACCGAGATCTTAGAGCAGGTCGAGGAGATCCACGCGGTCGGCGACGACGCGGAGATCGAGGTCTTCGCCGGGATCGAAGCTAATGTCGACGCCGAGGGCGAGATCGACCTCTCCGAGGACGTGATCGAGGCCCTAGACGTGATCGTCGCCTCGACGCACAGCGCGCTCGACCAGGACGCGGAGACCGCCACGGAGCGGCTCGTCCACGCGATCGAGAACCCGGCGATTGACGTGCTGGGTCATCCAAGCGGCCGCCTGCTCAACGAGCGGTCCGGGCTCGACTTCGACGCGACCGCGCTCGGCGAAGCCGCCGCCGAACACGACACCGCTCTCGAGGTCAACAGCAACCCCCGCCGACTCGACCTCTGGGGCAGCGCCGTCCAAGCCGCTCTCGAGGAGGGCGCGCCGATCGCGATCAACACCGACTCCCACCAGCCCTCGACGCTCGAGTACATGCGCTGGGGCGTCCACACGGCGCGTCGCGGCTGGGCCGAACCGGACGACGTGATCAACACCTGGGAACTCGACGACCTCCGCGAGTTCCTCCACTAA
- a CDS encoding CPBP family intramembrane glutamic endopeptidase: protein MDQPNPTRIAALVVAGWIVLEFALRRGLVSAAAAVGIDPGLVDALVLAIGFPLIAAVLSWVALKRGQDRDQWDWELTPRTLGMGVLAAVVGFGLVAGAAQIDAALFGLDQIDGTREGLSVATAILLLVGNGLIVPIAEEQVWRGIVQTELVDAWGTVAGIGVTAVLFAFKHVIVDLSIVRLTTLLTLAVLFGVVRHRWSTASSTVTHALINTVSTAGLVAVALG, encoded by the coding sequence ATGGACCAACCGAACCCGACTCGGATCGCTGCCCTCGTTGTCGCTGGCTGGATCGTTCTCGAGTTCGCGCTTCGGCGAGGCCTCGTCTCGGCCGCCGCTGCCGTCGGGATCGATCCGGGGCTGGTCGATGCCCTCGTCCTCGCGATCGGATTTCCACTCATCGCCGCGGTTCTGAGCTGGGTCGCCCTCAAGCGAGGACAGGACCGCGACCAGTGGGACTGGGAATTGACGCCCCGGACCCTCGGTATGGGCGTTCTCGCGGCGGTTGTCGGATTCGGACTGGTCGCTGGCGCGGCCCAGATCGACGCGGCGTTGTTCGGCCTCGACCAGATCGACGGGACTCGAGAAGGACTGTCGGTGGCGACGGCAATCCTGTTACTCGTCGGTAACGGACTCATTGTTCCCATCGCGGAGGAGCAGGTCTGGCGGGGGATCGTCCAGACGGAACTCGTCGACGCTTGGGGTACCGTCGCCGGTATCGGTGTGACGGCGGTCCTGTTCGCGTTCAAGCACGTGATCGTCGACCTCTCGATAGTCCGGCTCACGACGCTGCTGACCCTCGCCGTTCTCTTCGGAGTCGTCCGTCACCGGTGGAGCACCGCCAGCAGTACGGTAACGCACGCTCTGATCAACACGGTCTCGACGGCTGGTCTTGTCGCAGTGGCCCTCGGCTGA
- a CDS encoding endonuclease V, whose amino-acid sequence MHDPRPDLAPDAGLSRDEMEALQREIAAAAVFEDDFSFDPDVLSNPLASTAGGGTPPVIVGIDQSFLTNEDGDQDRALSAVVAMRGGEVIERVHAVTSLEIPYIPGLLSFREGTPILAALEELSVDPDLFLFDGSGRIHFRQAGIATHMGVVRDVPSIGVAKSLLCGTPHEDTNDLPAGTKIAIESNSRVDTPDGTLLGYAVQTRQYDSPNRYINPLYVSPGHRVGPETAADIALELASSYKLPEPVRLADKYADDAKQNLGD is encoded by the coding sequence ATGCACGACCCCCGCCCCGACCTCGCACCCGATGCCGGCCTCTCGCGCGACGAGATGGAAGCCCTCCAGCGCGAAATCGCCGCTGCCGCCGTCTTCGAGGACGACTTCTCGTTCGATCCCGACGTCCTCTCGAACCCGCTCGCGTCGACTGCGGGCGGCGGGACACCGCCGGTCATCGTCGGGATCGATCAGTCGTTTCTCACGAACGAAGACGGCGATCAGGATCGCGCTCTGAGCGCCGTCGTCGCGATGCGCGGCGGCGAGGTCATCGAGCGCGTCCACGCGGTGACGTCCCTCGAGATTCCCTACATTCCCGGTCTCCTCTCCTTCCGCGAAGGGACGCCGATCCTCGCGGCGCTCGAGGAACTGTCCGTCGATCCCGATCTGTTCCTGTTCGACGGCAGCGGTCGCATTCACTTTCGGCAAGCCGGCATCGCGACCCATATGGGCGTCGTCCGGGACGTGCCGAGCATCGGCGTCGCGAAGAGCCTGCTCTGTGGCACGCCGCATGAGGACACCAACGACCTCCCGGCAGGGACGAAAATCGCCATCGAATCGAACTCGAGGGTCGACACACCCGACGGCACCCTGCTCGGCTACGCCGTCCAGACTCGACAGTACGACTCACCGAACCGGTACATCAATCCGCTCTACGTCAGTCCCGGTCATCGGGTCGGACCCGAAACGGCGGCCGACATCGCGCTCGAACTCGCCTCGTCGTACAAACTCCCCGAGCCGGTCCGACTCGCGGACAAGTACGCAGACGACGCGAAGCAAAACCTCGGCGACTAA
- a CDS encoding DUF5788 family protein — translation MQEYERKQLLERVEREGATVGTDIPETITIQGEKIDLQTFVFEIKRRETIPSGERERVEQAKKNLRRERLERLERIEDGDITWETGEELAGSIIGIDRALNALENLGPTDLEREQKVQQAQDRKRWMSFLKKALGKEDDASARRGR, via the coding sequence GTGCAAGAGTACGAGCGCAAGCAACTGCTCGAGCGCGTCGAGCGCGAGGGCGCGACCGTCGGCACGGACATCCCGGAGACGATCACGATTCAGGGGGAGAAGATCGACCTCCAGACCTTCGTCTTCGAGATCAAGCGCCGCGAGACGATCCCGTCCGGCGAACGCGAGCGCGTCGAGCAGGCCAAGAAGAACCTGCGACGCGAGCGGCTCGAGCGACTCGAGCGGATCGAGGATGGCGATATCACGTGGGAGACGGGCGAGGAACTCGCCGGGAGTATCATCGGCATCGACCGGGCGTTGAACGCCCTCGAGAATCTGGGACCGACGGACTTAGAGCGCGAACAGAAGGTCCAGCAGGCCCAGGACCGCAAGCGCTGGATGTCCTTCCTGAAGAAGGCGTTGGGCAAAGAGGACGACGCCAGCGCGCGGAGGGGGCGCTGA